The Bacteroidetes Order II. bacterium genome includes a region encoding these proteins:
- a CDS encoding ATP-binding cassette domain-containing protein, with the protein MNPSVLLTIQNFSKRYGPETILQGITFSLYRGDLLAILGRSGSGKTTLLKCLAGLETPDSGQLVIEGQDAHQLKPQGRGMVYLYQEPLLFPHLNVFENVAFGLRLKKIAKKEVKAQVNALLEQLGLADQAQKAPHQLSGGQKQRASFGRALLVKPRLLLLDEPFASLDVEIRAQMQTLFLNLANTYHTSTILVTHDLKEALIMGKRFGLMQNGSLKLYETAQSFIQDEHTGVQREMAFWQSQG; encoded by the coding sequence ATGAATCCATCTGTACTCCTCACCATTCAAAACTTCTCTAAACGATATGGCCCTGAAACGATCTTACAAGGCATCACTTTTTCCTTGTATCGGGGCGACCTACTCGCGATTTTAGGGCGCTCTGGTAGTGGTAAAACCACGTTGTTAAAATGCCTTGCCGGGTTAGAAACACCGGATTCGGGTCAACTAGTGATAGAGGGTCAAGACGCCCACCAGCTCAAGCCACAGGGAAGAGGCATGGTGTACCTGTACCAAGAACCGCTCCTTTTTCCACATCTTAACGTTTTTGAAAATGTGGCCTTTGGGTTGCGCCTAAAAAAAATAGCTAAAAAGGAAGTTAAAGCCCAAGTCAATGCGTTGCTCGAACAGTTAGGATTGGCAGATCAGGCCCAAAAAGCGCCCCACCAACTTTCTGGTGGGCAAAAACAACGGGCGTCTTTTGGTCGGGCGCTACTCGTTAAACCACGTTTGTTGTTATTGGATGAACCCTTTGCCAGTCTGGATGTCGAAATCCGGGCACAAATGCAAACCTTGTTTTTAAATCTGGCAAATACATACCATACCAGCACCATACTCGTGACGCATGACCTTAAAGAAGCATTGATCATGGGCAAACGGTTTGGATTAATGCAAAATGGCTCCTTAAAACTATATGAAACCGCCCAATCTTTTATACAGGACGAGCATACGGGGGTTCAGCGCGAAATGGCCTTTTGGCAAAGCCAAGGCTAG
- a CDS encoding histidine kinase translates to MLKEKAIRDRGRALMRFADLKNKLDPHFLFNSITVATELVYENPEKTEQFLLQLSKVYRYVVQHYDQNLVSLKIELEFIEDYLQLLQTRFQEGFSYELDKSLEAYEEMYVIPLTLQVLLENVIKHNVVSKRYPVKVQIWATETAICIKNNLNPKKDISLSDGVGLDNLKHQYLYYAPMPLKVIETKTSFCVKIPLLDPNTLEA, encoded by the coding sequence TTGCTCAAAGAAAAGGCAATTCGTGACAGAGGGCGCGCCTTGATGCGCTTTGCTGATTTAAAGAATAAATTAGACCCGCATTTCTTATTTAATTCTATTACGGTTGCCACCGAATTGGTGTACGAAAATCCCGAAAAAACCGAGCAATTTTTGTTGCAACTTTCCAAAGTCTATCGCTATGTGGTACAGCATTATGATCAAAACTTGGTTTCGCTAAAAATAGAACTCGAATTTATAGAAGATTATTTACAACTCTTACAAACGCGGTTTCAAGAAGGCTTTAGTTATGAATTGGATAAATCGCTTGAAGCATACGAAGAGATGTACGTCATTCCGCTAACCTTGCAAGTACTTTTGGAAAATGTCATCAAGCACAACGTAGTTTCAAAGCGTTATCCTGTAAAAGTACAAATTTGGGCAACCGAAACCGCTATTTGCATTAAAAACAACTTAAATCCAAAGAAAGACATAAGCTTATCAGACGGTGTAGGCTTGGATAATCTGAAGCACCAATATCTATACTATGCACCAATGCCTTTGAAAGTTATAGAAACAAAAACTTCTTTTTGTGTTAAAATTCCTTTGCTTGACCCCAATACTTTAGAGGCATAA
- a CDS encoding ABC transporter permease subunit — protein sequence MKILRKAVFGSLVGLALLPVGLLAMWALGEGWHFPRLWPKRWSSIAFSQLFSGKMGESLWLSAWISTCVAVFATTFGYITGHFVSHHPRKKWLLRLAYLPFVSSPVILATCLLFLFIKIHLVGTILGVILAQWMFAFSFAIVFFVPFWSPQMKSIEELVYTLGGTPFEAIRHVLWPMSIAALRMCFFQTFLISWVQYGITLMVGAGEVQTLPVLVYFYVNEANITFAAMASLVLMLPAFILMLVNRRDVWRGQ from the coding sequence ATGAAAATCCTTAGAAAAGCTGTCTTTGGGAGCTTGGTTGGATTGGCACTCCTTCCGGTAGGGCTTCTGGCAATGTGGGCATTAGGAGAAGGTTGGCATTTTCCGCGACTTTGGCCCAAACGTTGGTCCTCTATCGCATTTTCACAGCTCTTTTCTGGAAAAATGGGCGAAAGTTTATGGCTTTCAGCTTGGATTTCTACCTGTGTTGCCGTCTTTGCCACGACCTTTGGATATATTACCGGACATTTTGTAAGCCATCACCCACGCAAAAAATGGCTTCTTCGTTTGGCATACTTACCTTTTGTTTCTTCTCCCGTGATTTTGGCAACTTGCCTGCTGTTTCTTTTTATCAAAATCCATTTAGTGGGTACCATTTTAGGCGTTATTTTAGCACAATGGATGTTTGCTTTTTCATTTGCCATTGTATTTTTTGTCCCCTTTTGGTCACCACAAATGAAATCCATTGAAGAGTTGGTTTATACGCTGGGGGGTACCCCTTTTGAGGCCATCCGGCACGTTTTATGGCCCATGTCCATAGCTGCTCTTCGCATGTGTTTCTTTCAAACGTTTCTGATCTCTTGGGTACAATACGGCATCACCCTGATGGTGGGTGCTGGAGAAGTTCAGACCCTACCTGTTTTGGTCTACTTCTATGTCAATGAGGCCAATATCACCTTTGCCGCAATGGCTTCACTCGTATTAATGCTGCCAGCGTTTATTTTGATGCTGGTAAATCGCCGCGATGTTTGGAGAGGCCAATGA